The Pseudalkalibacillus hwajinpoensis nucleotide sequence TTTCAACTTATCCGGGTAGTGAATATGCTGTTCTTTCTGGAACCTCAATGGCTGCTCCGCACGTATCAGGGGCACTGGCACTTCTCATGAATGTTTCTGAGAAGGAATTTAAGCGCACGCTTAGTGAAGCTGAAATTTATTCACAGCTTATCAAGAGAACCGTGCCAATCGGTTGTACAAAGCAAGCTGAAGGAAATGGCCTTCTGGCTTTAAATTTTATGAATCAGCTCGATTCGCTCTTTAATATTTATACAACCGCGTGGGATCAAACAGAAGTGAAATCAGAAAAAGTAACGAAATAACTTCACAAGTAAAGTGAAATCAATATTATCATTTACATCAAAAATCGTAGTGCGAATTAAGATTCGCACTACGATTTTTGTGTTATATAACTATGTTGGTGCATGATATTTCCAATCTAAGGTGGTGAATCAGGTTCAAAAGAAGTGGACTTGAGAAAAAGTATGTAAAAGGATTCACTATGCAACAAAGCATTCATTTTTGATGTGAGCTGGGAGAACCTTCATAAGGTTAGATGATATTTTCTTAATACTTTTTAAGTACACACCCATGATAGATGCATAGGATAATTTATACATTGTGAAGGGATTGAGAAACTATGTACTATGATCCTTCTATGCATCCTTATCATCACTATCAACGTCCGCCAACTTATAACGAGGAGAGACAGCCTGGTTACGAACCTTTGCCTCAAGTGACAAAGCAAGGTCTTACATCTCGATTTTCCAATAATGCTGGAAGTAGGGAATTCAAAGATTATGGACCGAAACCATTTGTCGCTAATATTAATGAAGCAACGAAGCAAAACGATACCTTTCGCACAGCTTTATGGACAGGTGAACATTTACAATTAACGTTAATGAGTATCGATGTTGGTGAAGACATTGGTTTGGAAATGCACCCGAACCTTGACCAATTTTTGCGAATTGAACAAGGGCAGGGAAAGGTGCAAATGGGGAAACGTAAAGATTCTTTGAATTATGAACGAGAGGTTTATGATGATTATGCTGTATTTATACCCGCTGGCACATGGCACAATCTCACAAATACTGGAGATGTTCCGATTAAGCTTTACTCGATCTATGCTCCACCTAATCATCCTTTTGGAACGGTTCATGAGACAAAAGAAGATGCTATAGCGGCGGAAGAAGGCGAGCGTAATCGAAACTCAGCTGTGTTTGGCAAAACGCCAGATGAATGGGTGAAATACACGGAATTCTTAGTAAATGAAGGGTTGGAAGATGTCGAAAGAGGCATAAATGCAACACACATTCTTCAAGAGTTTATTCTAATGGGAGTGCTGGTTGGAAAGGGTTACTCTCCTGAAAAAGCCTATGAAATAGTGGAAGATTGGGAGCGAACTGGACAGTCCAAACTTCTTCAACAAAGCAAAAACATGTAGAAATAGCTTAGGAAAATGAACAAGATGCTTTACGGTCGTAGTTTGATCAGGATTCGAATTGTTTAACAGAAATTTTTCACCCCAGAAGAGCTTAAAAAGCATTAGCTCTTCTGAGGTGAAATCATATTTGTGCTAATTGTAGGTTTAACTTCAAAAGAAGTCATCATTTTCTTTCGTGTTTTGTGCGTCATTCGTTCTATTTGCTTCTTGTATCTTTATTTTTTCAAGTTGTTCGATCATATGCTTGTAGTCTAGCTGGCTAATATTAGGGTAATGATTGATTTTTCTTTTAATGTCATCTAACTCAGTAGGGAGTTTATTTCGACTGTTATTTGAAAACATAGCCGCAACGGTTCCTGTAATAACACCGATCGTTCCAATTCCGACCATCATTAATACCGCAGCAACCAGTTTGCCTGCAGCTGTTTCAGGATAGAGATCTCCATACCCCACCGTAGTGGTAGTCACAACTGCCCACCAGAGGGCATCACCATATGTCTCAAATTCTGGTTCAATCCATTTCATCGAAAGCGCTGAAATGAAGAGGAGTGAGATAACATAGACAAACGCACGATCAATTTTATATTTGGTTAGAAAGAGTTCAAAAACAGACGTGCGGTGATTAATGAGTGCGACTAATCGTATCACCCGTATAAAGCGGACAAGTCTCGCGGTCCGAAACAATTGATCGAGCGGAATAATAGCAATCAAATCCAGCGGATGCTGTTTGATAAAAGTCCATTTGTGATCACTTAAAAAAAGCCGCGTCGCATAATCAAGTAAGAATAAGATCCAAATAAAAAAATCGAGCGCAGCGCCTTCGGGATCGGGTAAATCAATGACGAGTGAAAAAATAAGGAGAAGGGCGAGTACAAATTCATAAATCATTCCTAGAGACTGCTTTTGCAATGGATCACCTTCTTTTGTCTATTTATCACTATTTCGCTATCAAGAAGAATCTCCCTGCAAAAAAAGAAGTCCTCCATAAAGTGGGGGACTGAAGTTAAG carries:
- a CDS encoding cupin domain-containing protein, which translates into the protein MYYDPSMHPYHHYQRPPTYNEERQPGYEPLPQVTKQGLTSRFSNNAGSREFKDYGPKPFVANINEATKQNDTFRTALWTGEHLQLTLMSIDVGEDIGLEMHPNLDQFLRIEQGQGKVQMGKRKDSLNYEREVYDDYAVFIPAGTWHNLTNTGDVPIKLYSIYAPPNHPFGTVHETKEDAIAAEEGERNRNSAVFGKTPDEWVKYTEFLVNEGLEDVERGINATHILQEFILMGVLVGKGYSPEKAYEIVEDWERTGQSKLLQQSKNM
- a CDS encoding potassium channel family protein, producing MQKQSLGMIYEFVLALLLIFSLVIDLPDPEGAALDFFIWILFLLDYATRLFLSDHKWTFIKQHPLDLIAIIPLDQLFRTARLVRFIRVIRLVALINHRTSVFELFLTKYKIDRAFVYVISLLFISALSMKWIEPEFETYGDALWWAVVTTTTVGYGDLYPETAAGKLVAAVLMMVGIGTIGVITGTVAAMFSNNSRNKLPTELDDIKRKINHYPNISQLDYKHMIEQLEKIKIQEANRTNDAQNTKENDDFF